A stretch of the Cupriavidus sp. D39 genome encodes the following:
- a CDS encoding CpaF family protein, whose translation MSTHAFDHPALQLSQLEDSAVGMFFESLSPVRPYMESSEVAEVMINRHDSIWIERRGQLLKLDIKLDPAMVEGAVRSLASSVQKSAVRGTHQGIINAGHQGLRIAAVMRPTAIDGHALSIRRHRDTNLTLADYVRMGAFSAAVARSREAEAPIFPPGAVDDEVMHALAGLVRQRKSILVAGGTSSGKTTLLNALVGEIPDTERVITIEDTQELKLSVPNSVRLLSNTDKQVTTQMLVALSLRFRPDRILVGEVRGGEAFDFIQALNTGHDGGMGSLHASTARSALSRLEGMAMLGIPPGSRWELNDMRKLIAECFHYVVHMRRTGELRHLSEVLEIQGFDDNNYVLKRVF comes from the coding sequence ATGTCTACCCATGCCTTCGACCACCCCGCACTACAGCTGAGCCAACTGGAAGACAGTGCCGTCGGCATGTTCTTCGAGTCGCTGTCGCCTGTTCGTCCGTACATGGAGTCCTCCGAGGTGGCCGAGGTCATGATCAACCGCCACGACAGCATCTGGATCGAGCGCAGGGGCCAGCTGCTCAAGCTCGACATCAAGCTCGATCCTGCCATGGTCGAAGGCGCCGTCAGATCGCTCGCCTCGTCCGTGCAGAAGTCGGCTGTTAGAGGAACGCACCAAGGCATCATCAACGCCGGTCATCAAGGCTTGCGCATTGCAGCGGTGATGCGACCGACCGCGATCGACGGCCACGCGCTGAGCATCCGACGCCATCGCGACACCAATCTGACCCTTGCCGACTACGTCAGGATGGGCGCCTTCTCAGCGGCCGTCGCAAGAAGCCGCGAAGCCGAAGCCCCGATTTTCCCGCCCGGCGCGGTGGACGACGAGGTCATGCACGCGCTCGCAGGACTGGTTCGCCAGCGCAAGAGCATCCTCGTCGCAGGCGGTACCTCCTCTGGCAAGACCACCCTGCTTAACGCCCTGGTCGGCGAAATACCCGACACCGAACGCGTGATCACCATCGAGGACACGCAAGAGCTCAAGCTGAGCGTGCCTAACTCGGTACGGCTGCTCAGCAACACCGACAAGCAGGTCACGACGCAAATGCTGGTCGCGCTCAGCTTGCGGTTTCGGCCAGACCGCATTCTCGTTGGCGAGGTGCGAGGCGGCGAAGCCTTCGACTTCATTCAGGCACTGAACACCGGCCACGATGGTGGCATGGGGTCCCTGCACGCAAGCACCGCCCGCTCGGCGCTCTCGCGCCTGGAGGGCATGGCCATGCTCGGCATCCCGCCAGGCTCCCGCTGGGAACTCAACGATATGCGCAAGCTCATCGCCGAGTGCTTCCACTATGTGGTCCACATGCGGCGCACCGGCGAGCTGCGTCACCTTTCCGAAGTCCTGGAAATTCAGGGGTTCGACGACAACAACTACGTACTCAAACGGGTCTTTTAA
- a CDS encoding pilus assembly protein PilL: MTKSIIFAAALLLCGTVAAAPTDPFDFDYQVVAASAARPAMIFNDGSSTYIQPRPGQQVVAEGGQSSGPYVVLEGVPEVVRYTANGSAVTARWKRAHGFTGEPANPTGDLPRAFTGFIGRLAMIGGHNGLALVRQSDTTLALAPMIKTIAPTGWTGTAQKDIALSEELRFATRAGENWVQALERLLAQRGLYAEVDFDRKNIALRATPPKSLEIAGSGATAVAATAAPAPELTAAATDASEADGSALNAAFNAEAIRDNKAGRIEMRFPAKPTNLLVQGEGGREIDTDWNEAEKVLSFHTADRFTVRGDGKAVEVARVPGIAYQFPRDNAAGLERVFEKDGATYLSFRQSLIAVSVRDEANQSNGEHKDRYYKYNGISARLMVTADGKTVNVTRQPEVRFYERAAS; the protein is encoded by the coding sequence ATGACCAAGTCCATTATTTTCGCCGCCGCGCTGCTCCTTTGCGGAACCGTTGCCGCTGCACCCACCGATCCGTTCGATTTCGACTATCAGGTAGTAGCGGCCTCGGCCGCACGGCCGGCCATGATCTTCAACGACGGCAGCAGCACCTACATCCAACCGCGCCCCGGGCAACAGGTCGTCGCGGAAGGGGGCCAGTCTTCCGGTCCGTACGTAGTACTCGAAGGGGTGCCCGAGGTGGTGCGCTACACGGCGAACGGGAGCGCTGTCACGGCGCGTTGGAAGCGGGCCCATGGTTTTACCGGCGAGCCTGCGAATCCGACTGGCGACCTGCCGCGCGCCTTCACCGGGTTCATCGGCCGGCTGGCGATGATCGGCGGCCACAACGGCCTCGCGTTGGTGCGCCAGAGCGATACCACCTTGGCGCTGGCACCCATGATCAAGACCATTGCGCCGACCGGCTGGACCGGGACAGCGCAGAAGGATATCGCGCTCAGCGAGGAACTGCGCTTTGCGACGCGGGCCGGCGAGAACTGGGTGCAGGCGCTCGAGCGCCTGTTGGCGCAGCGCGGTCTGTACGCAGAAGTGGATTTCGACCGAAAGAACATCGCGTTGCGGGCCACCCCGCCCAAGTCTCTGGAGATTGCGGGTTCCGGTGCAACAGCGGTGGCAGCGACGGCAGCACCAGCGCCCGAGCTCACCGCGGCGGCCACCGATGCCAGCGAGGCCGATGGCTCCGCGCTCAACGCCGCCTTCAATGCGGAGGCCATTCGCGACAACAAGGCCGGTCGCATCGAGATGCGATTCCCTGCAAAGCCGACGAACCTGCTGGTGCAAGGGGAGGGCGGGCGCGAGATCGATACCGATTGGAATGAAGCCGAAAAGGTTTTGTCGTTCCACACCGCCGATCGGTTCACTGTGCGCGGTGACGGCAAGGCTGTGGAGGTCGCGCGCGTGCCCGGCATTGCCTATCAGTTCCCCCGCGACAACGCGGCTGGCCTGGAGCGCGTCTTCGAGAAGGACGGGGCCACCTACCTGAGTTTCCGCCAATCGCTGATCGCGGTGTCGGTGCGGGATGAGGCCAACCAGTCGAATGGTGAGCACAAGGACCGGTACTACAAATACAACGGCATCAGCGCGCGTCTGATGGTGACGGCTGACGGCAAGACGGTTAACGTGACCCGCCAACCCGAAGTCCGCTTCTATGAGCGGGCGGCGTCATGA
- a CDS encoding TrbG/VirB9 family P-type conjugative transfer protein — protein MRNRLSSLAIAGSIALVLSSPLGFAADKVARKGLGGVPPLGVGDISDAMNPFNPLNGGADPVALPADSRLVVFTYSQDQIFRVLSAPLKTTTIEFPAGETIASEPAWGENVRWSYDTDGINHIYLRPHAPGLVNTLSVNTNKRSYEFTLVSSPLGGMFYQKVRFNVPEPMMAKVKARGGDAPGISGAEPDQATQPSLGVSPDKLNFDYSVGGNAEFRPDQVFDDGKAIWMRIPKGADWPVALVKDGSDFVVANFIRRGEFLVLQRLAENVVLRSGNAEVTVQRGRRRLLGLF, from the coding sequence ATGCGTAACCGACTCTCGTCGCTGGCCATCGCCGGCAGCATCGCTCTCGTTCTCTCGTCACCGTTGGGCTTTGCCGCCGACAAGGTGGCGCGCAAAGGCCTCGGTGGCGTACCGCCGCTCGGCGTTGGTGATATCAGCGATGCGATGAACCCGTTCAATCCGCTGAATGGCGGTGCCGATCCGGTCGCGCTGCCGGCGGACTCGCGTCTCGTGGTCTTCACGTACAGCCAGGACCAGATCTTCCGCGTACTGTCGGCGCCGCTCAAGACGACGACGATCGAATTCCCCGCCGGGGAGACGATAGCCTCGGAACCGGCCTGGGGTGAGAACGTTCGGTGGAGCTATGACACCGACGGCATTAACCACATCTATTTGCGCCCGCATGCGCCAGGCCTCGTGAACACGCTCTCGGTGAACACGAACAAGCGTAGCTACGAGTTTACTCTGGTCTCGTCGCCTCTAGGCGGCATGTTCTATCAGAAGGTCCGCTTCAACGTGCCAGAGCCGATGATGGCGAAGGTGAAGGCTCGGGGCGGAGATGCGCCCGGAATAAGCGGCGCAGAGCCGGACCAGGCTACGCAACCTTCGCTTGGTGTCTCCCCGGACAAGCTGAATTTCGACTACTCGGTGGGTGGCAACGCCGAATTCCGTCCCGATCAAGTCTTTGACGATGGTAAGGCGATCTGGATGCGCATTCCCAAGGGCGCTGACTGGCCCGTCGCGCTGGTGAAGGACGGAAGCGACTTCGTCGTCGCGAACTTCATCCGCCGTGGTGAGTTCCTGGTGCTGCAGCGTCTCGCGGAGAACGTGGTGCTGCGCTCGGGCAATGCTGAAGTCACTGTGCAACGCGGTCGCCGCCGGCTGCTCGGCTTGTTCTGA
- a CDS encoding toxin co-regulated pilus biosynthesis Q family protein, protein MLPIDQMRRLSRTVLATSALCVCVGAHAAVPSATPFGIEPTGNFEPAAPLKGDGWQRLAANTKAKLPKAAGPAVPAASDIAPASVPPVLATSQVVAAPAGSAIVAASNAAAPAAWTVSATDGNYRQLIEAWATRAGWTAAPWELDKDLPIVGNDSFQGDFKSAVRHVLEATELTDYKVKPCFHSNNMVRVVKLTTKCDLTQ, encoded by the coding sequence ATGCTTCCCATTGATCAGATGCGCCGGTTGAGCCGGACTGTTCTTGCCACGAGCGCGTTGTGCGTGTGTGTCGGTGCCCATGCGGCCGTGCCGTCCGCGACGCCGTTCGGCATAGAGCCAACAGGCAACTTCGAACCCGCGGCGCCGCTCAAGGGCGATGGCTGGCAGCGTCTTGCTGCAAACACGAAGGCGAAGTTGCCCAAGGCGGCGGGGCCAGCGGTGCCCGCTGCGAGCGATATCGCCCCCGCGTCGGTTCCGCCCGTTTTGGCAACGTCGCAAGTCGTTGCGGCGCCAGCAGGGTCCGCAATTGTCGCGGCTAGCAACGCTGCGGCGCCTGCCGCCTGGACAGTGTCGGCGACGGACGGGAACTACCGGCAGCTGATCGAGGCGTGGGCTACCCGTGCGGGGTGGACGGCCGCACCGTGGGAACTCGACAAGGATCTTCCGATCGTGGGGAACGACTCGTTCCAAGGCGACTTTAAGTCAGCGGTGCGTCACGTCTTGGAGGCGACAGAACTCACCGACTACAAAGTTAAGCCGTGCTTTCACTCCAACAACATGGTGCGCGTCGTGAAGCTGACCACCAAGTGCGATCTGACCCAGTAA
- a CDS encoding transglycosylase SLT domain-containing protein — protein sequence MIERACLLATALAATPAIPHAATIEAIVSPTAVVVRADGAARLLSLPGKPVLYCGLERFLGWSAQLIGAQIEAGGAQGPEIVREGKTVPLASVFAGEGWLRPTELTEAAQEAMVERRGGWACAPKAAPFAAMSRRVDPLILAGIAMNESAYRGRPWPWTLNVAGRGMFFATREDAHATVNRLLAARRCDFDVGIMQINWCYHGQRFASPWEALAPATNIRVAETILMENLQRSGSAMKAIAWYHSADSSRGGAYFARFMTHFKQLDPATHTQ from the coding sequence GTGATTGAGCGCGCATGCCTCTTAGCGACGGCGCTCGCGGCGACGCCTGCCATCCCGCACGCGGCAACGATCGAGGCGATTGTCAGTCCGACCGCGGTGGTCGTGCGTGCGGATGGTGCCGCACGGCTGCTGAGCCTTCCCGGTAAGCCAGTGCTGTACTGCGGGCTGGAGCGCTTCCTAGGCTGGTCCGCCCAGCTGATCGGTGCGCAGATCGAGGCTGGCGGCGCGCAGGGCCCGGAGATTGTCCGGGAGGGAAAGACGGTACCCCTTGCGAGCGTGTTTGCCGGTGAGGGCTGGCTGCGGCCGACCGAATTGACCGAGGCCGCGCAAGAGGCGATGGTCGAGCGTCGTGGCGGCTGGGCTTGCGCACCGAAGGCTGCACCGTTTGCGGCCATGAGCCGTCGCGTGGACCCGCTGATTCTGGCGGGCATTGCCATGAACGAGTCGGCCTATCGCGGCCGGCCCTGGCCCTGGACGCTCAACGTTGCCGGACGCGGCATGTTCTTCGCCACCCGCGAGGATGCGCACGCGACGGTCAACCGCCTGCTTGCCGCCCGGCGATGCGACTTCGACGTCGGGATTATGCAAATCAACTGGTGCTACCACGGCCAACGCTTTGCGTCCCCCTGGGAGGCGCTGGCGCCAGCGACCAACATCCGCGTGGCCGAGACGATCCTGATGGAGAACCTGCAACGGAGCGGGTCCGCGATGAAGGCCATCGCCTGGTACCACAGCGCCGATTCGAGCCGCGGCGGTGCCTACTTTGCTCGCTTCATGACCCACTTCAAGCAACTCGATCCGGCGACCCATACCCAATGA
- a CDS encoding TrbI/VirB10 family protein, which yields MKKTQVEDVTDAQARATKGKLPRNIVYSLATVAAVVVGTLGYYYQSRSDAEIKQKAEEQKAARLRDRTSASEQGNSLDQEIRKQQEEARAEAARQKVLAGKQNEPAGKAPILTAQDFGGGGQSQGGENLSKKSNEDALFTAPIFKSAGQLKNARASGQANLSGLPDDPAQMRAMQQAAAAGAGGVGVPPGQEPATVSSDRQFLNETSATKTLRTSFSGVLPKCTLSRGFVIPATFVGGNNSDKPGEFRATVDQDVYDTVDGTCKVIAAGTTLVGAYSPDIAIGQERLLAAFIRMQMPNGKVVPLLGMQGTDTNGYAGISGDVNNHFFKIFSGAVIIGFLEQRFNNTATATTATPGGLTTYGNTAGQVAAQTAQTILNRNQNIRPTITTEPGQRMLVQVKHDMVLEPYRD from the coding sequence GTGAAGAAGACGCAAGTCGAGGACGTGACTGACGCGCAGGCTCGCGCGACCAAGGGGAAGCTTCCTCGCAATATCGTCTATTCGTTGGCGACCGTGGCGGCGGTTGTCGTCGGCACGCTGGGGTACTACTACCAGAGCCGCAGTGATGCGGAGATTAAGCAGAAGGCTGAAGAACAAAAGGCCGCGCGGCTGCGCGACCGCACCTCCGCGTCGGAACAGGGCAACAGCCTGGACCAGGAGATCCGCAAGCAGCAAGAAGAAGCTCGCGCCGAGGCTGCGCGCCAGAAGGTGCTTGCCGGCAAACAGAACGAGCCGGCAGGCAAGGCACCCATCCTGACCGCACAGGATTTTGGTGGCGGTGGCCAGAGTCAGGGTGGCGAGAATTTGTCTAAGAAGAGCAACGAAGATGCGCTCTTCACAGCGCCCATCTTCAAAAGTGCTGGTCAGCTGAAGAATGCGCGGGCTTCGGGTCAGGCGAACCTATCGGGCCTGCCTGATGATCCCGCGCAGATGCGCGCAATGCAGCAGGCAGCGGCGGCGGGCGCCGGCGGCGTGGGTGTGCCCCCGGGCCAGGAACCTGCGACGGTATCTAGCGACCGGCAGTTCCTGAACGAGACGTCGGCGACGAAAACCCTGCGCACCAGTTTCTCCGGCGTACTGCCGAAGTGCACGCTGAGCCGCGGGTTCGTCATCCCGGCCACCTTCGTTGGCGGTAATAACTCGGACAAGCCAGGTGAGTTCCGCGCGACGGTGGATCAGGACGTGTACGACACGGTAGATGGGACCTGCAAGGTGATCGCGGCCGGCACGACGCTGGTCGGCGCCTATAGCCCAGACATCGCCATCGGGCAGGAGCGCTTGCTCGCGGCATTCATTCGGATGCAGATGCCGAATGGCAAGGTTGTGCCTCTCTTGGGTATGCAGGGTACGGACACCAACGGCTACGCCGGCATTAGCGGCGACGTCAACAATCACTTCTTTAAGATCTTCTCGGGTGCCGTGATCATCGGCTTCCTGGAGCAGCGATTCAACAACACGGCGACGGCCACCACAGCGACGCCGGGGGGACTGACCACCTACGGCAACACCGCCGGGCAGGTTGCGGCGCAGACCGCGCAGACCATCCTCAATCGCAACCAGAACATCCGGCCGACGATCACCACCGAGCCGGGCCAGAGGATGCTCGTGCAGGTCAAACACGACATGGTCTTGGAGCCCTACCGTGATTGA
- a CDS encoding type IV secretion system protein, whose product MRLLSRKTDSKTALSPAPGMYAGESGDQVIFDRTTRLSVERNHWKLATLGLVVVALAAILTRQPPEPQVRAFGVSADAGGKPVVRELEAYQPSNVAIQAAFKDLVVRWFTIEPILTEKIEDSRMSKSLRSVKEQMIGAARGQFDDWVVDDEPVKAVSASPGLTREPKVTNVSVLPDSTVVVDFVTTTVEEGRKPKPTRYALTVRYQIKPPTGEAILGPNPFGVHPVFFTLQKSGV is encoded by the coding sequence ATGCGACTGCTTTCCCGAAAGACCGATTCCAAAACCGCACTGTCCCCGGCCCCCGGTATGTATGCCGGAGAGAGCGGCGATCAGGTGATCTTCGACCGTACGACGCGACTCTCAGTCGAGCGCAATCACTGGAAGCTTGCCACGTTGGGACTGGTCGTGGTCGCGCTGGCCGCGATCCTCACACGCCAGCCGCCTGAACCGCAGGTGCGCGCGTTCGGTGTCTCGGCGGACGCCGGTGGCAAGCCCGTCGTGCGTGAGCTGGAGGCGTACCAGCCCAGCAACGTAGCGATCCAAGCCGCATTCAAGGACTTGGTGGTGCGCTGGTTCACCATCGAGCCGATTCTGACGGAGAAGATCGAGGACTCGCGGATGTCGAAGAGTCTGCGGTCCGTCAAGGAGCAGATGATCGGTGCGGCGCGAGGCCAGTTCGATGACTGGGTCGTCGACGATGAACCCGTCAAGGCGGTGAGCGCATCGCCTGGTCTGACGCGTGAGCCGAAGGTGACGAATGTCTCGGTACTGCCGGATAGCACGGTGGTGGTCGACTTTGTTACGACCACGGTGGAAGAGGGACGCAAGCCTAAGCCCACTCGTTATGCACTGACCGTGCGCTACCAGATCAAGCCGCCCACGGGCGAGGCCATTCTGGGCCCCAACCCATTTGGCGTACACCCGGTCTTCTTTACCCTTCAGAAGTCCGGCGTCTGA
- a CDS encoding conjugal transfer protein TrbJ translates to MIKRMTAAGILALAMGSASMPAFASGWPVFDAANFLKNTLTAAQALKTEVYENTNIAYQYKMMLNQLTQATGLDPAALAEQANVIKADISKLEEYGQTLQSLYGGISESADFLARVQSLVVVSGKTPEQWFQDQRTLIGNGDKAAKQLFSIARKIAGNNQSLAKRRAKIQEDMTLSPTAQATAEATNHMLDVLASQNSDVLQLMSAKAQSDATKDQRALAADTEATNVTQQIQRDQEAQLNKLRQTVFKN, encoded by the coding sequence ATGATCAAACGCATGACTGCCGCTGGCATCCTGGCGCTCGCTATGGGGTCCGCTTCTATGCCGGCATTCGCAAGCGGCTGGCCAGTCTTCGACGCGGCCAACTTCCTGAAGAACACACTGACAGCTGCTCAGGCCCTGAAGACCGAGGTGTACGAAAACACCAACATCGCCTACCAGTACAAGATGATGTTGAATCAACTGACGCAGGCCACAGGTCTCGACCCTGCCGCCCTGGCGGAACAGGCCAATGTCATCAAGGCCGACATCTCCAAGCTTGAGGAGTACGGCCAAACACTGCAGTCCCTCTATGGTGGCATTTCGGAAAGCGCCGACTTTCTTGCGCGTGTCCAAAGTCTTGTGGTTGTGTCTGGAAAGACGCCTGAACAATGGTTCCAGGACCAACGTACGCTAATCGGCAATGGCGACAAGGCAGCTAAGCAGCTCTTCTCCATAGCTAGAAAAATCGCGGGTAACAATCAGTCTCTGGCGAAGCGACGGGCAAAGATCCAGGAAGACATGACACTCTCCCCTACCGCCCAAGCGACCGCAGAAGCGACGAATCACATGCTCGACGTGCTGGCCAGCCAGAACAGCGACGTGCTGCAGCTCATGAGTGCCAAGGCGCAGTCGGATGCCACGAAGGACCAGAGGGCACTAGCCGCCGACACCGAGGCCACGAACGTGACGCAGCAGATCCAACGCGATCAGGAAGCCCAACTCAACAAACTGCGCCAGACGGTGTTCAAGAACTGA
- a CDS encoding lytic transglycosylase domain-containing protein, translating to MRRLLKRVSPLVALVLSLCGPSFGWADCLDDAAMFHQVSPVLLRGIAQHESGMRANAVNRNANGSEDIGLMQINTVHLPRLARFGITRQALFEPCTNAYIGAWILRENLDRYGPTWDAVGAYNAASPDKRLKYINRIYSTLQRGAPANQAIR from the coding sequence ATGAGGCGTCTGCTCAAGCGGGTGTCGCCGCTAGTGGCGCTCGTGCTCTCCCTCTGCGGGCCGAGTTTCGGCTGGGCGGACTGCCTGGACGATGCCGCGATGTTCCACCAGGTGAGCCCGGTGTTGCTGCGAGGCATTGCGCAGCACGAGTCTGGGATGCGGGCCAATGCCGTCAATCGCAACGCCAACGGCAGCGAGGATATCGGTCTGATGCAAATCAACACGGTGCATCTGCCGAGGCTCGCCCGATTTGGCATCACCCGGCAGGCGCTGTTCGAGCCTTGCACGAATGCCTATATCGGCGCCTGGATTTTGCGAGAGAACCTGGATCGATACGGGCCAACTTGGGATGCGGTGGGAGCCTACAACGCGGCTTCGCCGGATAAGCGTCTCAAGTACATCAACCGTATCTACAGCACGCTCCAGCGCGGGGCGCCGGCCAACCAAGCCATTAGATAA
- a CDS encoding VirB3 family type IV secretion system protein, producing the protein MRSHHVSRSLSLPRMIGGAVRGIAIANGTITALLIYVTYRAGWQLPVAALVFGIMVHGLLRWITTRDPWWNQVLNVFNHYGDVYDSMPWHGRMHARFRRPYGFDSDLPC; encoded by the coding sequence ATGCGCAGCCACCACGTCAGCCGCTCGCTTTCTCTTCCGCGCATGATCGGTGGCGCGGTCCGAGGCATTGCCATTGCCAATGGCACGATCACGGCATTGCTGATCTACGTCACCTATAGGGCCGGTTGGCAGTTGCCCGTGGCGGCATTGGTCTTCGGCATCATGGTTCACGGCCTGCTGCGCTGGATCACCACGCGGGATCCGTGGTGGAACCAGGTCCTGAACGTCTTCAATCACTACGGTGACGTCTACGATTCGATGCCGTGGCATGGTCGCATGCACGCCCGGTTCCGCCGTCCCTACGGCTTTGATAGCGACCTCCCATGCTGA
- a CDS encoding protein PilN — protein sequence MTGALYARMRRDRAAVEAEQEVSKPFLVGRAVPTARNVTLPLALRNNVDTWVIFPERVMPLAVAGQRITMATGIPVKVESDVYLPANMLLPRSMMSQAGQMSRNQQAGGAMPQAMPVLGQAPALGAPLPTGLLGGTPSMAQATPLVESALNVEFKNSEKMPLANMLDLIATRLGINWEYSASKGVIRFYRLTTKTWQLPMKAGTSSFTTEFKESARGSNGSSGGSAGQTAKIDGAVKSESKDIDDLDGIKKSIVPAMSMVGSAEINPATGILTLRDTKEAVDAADEIVRRQIAIYSRMVYLKFQTVDFTITDNGEAGMDWNAVLTKALDRVPGFTFSALSPASLVSSSAGSFGLGITSGGWNGTQAIVTALRQYGTVTTSVAVPLAMRNRHAAQYNNRREYAYVSATTPAASTVGGTGGTPGITTSTGTVGFKLTVFPDATSRDDVNLTLAFDQSALDGPIQTFTSGSGVNQQSVQVPKTIAKGIPAQDLIVRNGQTVIVTAFDQTDTQMTHRTLADLLPTIAGGSLTATKSRTLTLVLATVMIEDQGEAPAQ from the coding sequence ATGACTGGTGCGCTCTATGCCCGGATGCGCCGCGACCGCGCCGCCGTTGAGGCTGAACAGGAAGTGTCCAAGCCTTTCCTCGTGGGCAGAGCCGTTCCGACAGCGCGAAACGTTACCCTCCCGCTTGCATTGCGCAACAATGTCGACACATGGGTGATCTTTCCAGAGCGTGTCATGCCGCTGGCGGTAGCCGGGCAGCGCATCACGATGGCCACGGGCATCCCGGTAAAGGTCGAATCGGATGTCTATCTTCCCGCCAACATGCTGCTGCCGCGCAGCATGATGTCGCAGGCCGGGCAGATGTCGCGCAACCAGCAGGCCGGTGGCGCGATGCCGCAGGCGATGCCCGTGCTTGGCCAGGCACCTGCTCTTGGTGCCCCGCTTCCGACCGGCCTGCTGGGCGGCACCCCCAGCATGGCTCAAGCGACACCGCTGGTGGAAAGCGCCTTGAACGTTGAGTTCAAGAACAGCGAAAAAATGCCGCTCGCCAACATGCTCGATCTGATTGCGACGCGCCTGGGCATCAATTGGGAATACAGCGCCTCGAAGGGCGTGATTCGCTTCTACCGCCTCACTACCAAGACCTGGCAGTTGCCGATGAAGGCGGGCACTAGTTCCTTTACCACCGAGTTCAAGGAGAGCGCTCGGGGTTCGAACGGCAGTTCCGGCGGTAGCGCCGGGCAGACCGCGAAGATCGATGGCGCGGTGAAGTCCGAGAGCAAGGACATCGACGACCTGGACGGTATCAAGAAGAGCATCGTGCCGGCCATGTCGATGGTGGGCAGCGCCGAGATCAATCCGGCCACGGGCATTCTGACGCTGCGTGATACGAAAGAGGCCGTCGACGCGGCCGACGAGATCGTGCGTCGCCAGATCGCTATCTACTCGCGGATGGTCTATCTGAAGTTCCAGACGGTTGATTTCACGATCACCGACAACGGCGAGGCTGGGATGGACTGGAATGCCGTGCTCACCAAGGCACTGGACCGGGTGCCGGGTTTCACCTTCAGTGCGCTTTCGCCAGCGTCGCTGGTTTCGTCCAGTGCCGGCAGCTTCGGCCTCGGGATCACCTCGGGCGGATGGAATGGCACGCAGGCGATCGTGACTGCGCTGAGACAGTACGGAACCGTTACGACGTCCGTGGCGGTTCCGCTGGCGATGCGCAACCGGCATGCAGCTCAGTACAACAATCGCCGCGAGTATGCCTATGTGTCTGCCACCACGCCGGCTGCATCGACAGTTGGCGGTACCGGCGGTACCCCGGGCATTACCACGTCCACGGGTACTGTCGGCTTCAAGCTCACGGTGTTTCCGGATGCGACTTCGCGCGACGACGTCAACCTGACGCTGGCATTCGACCAGTCCGCGCTGGACGGCCCTATCCAGACGTTCACCTCGGGTAGCGGCGTGAATCAGCAGTCCGTGCAAGTGCCAAAGACGATTGCCAAGGGCATTCCGGCCCAAGACTTGATTGTGCGCAACGGGCAGACGGTGATTGTGACCGCGTTCGATCAGACGGATACCCAGATGACGCACCGCACGCTCGCGGACTTGCTCCCGACGATCGCCGGCGGCTCTCTGACTGCGACGAAGTCCCGCACCCTGACGTTGGTCCTGGCCACCGTGATGATTGAAGATCAGGGCGAGGCCCCAGCGCAATGA
- a CDS encoding prepilin, with protein sequence MSFRNSLKAAQKQLATPPGVALLLLMAVATPAAAADASFLSGLTNTICGIASFFNTTFLFVAGLIIIVLAAIGIANAESTIMKFVSFAGVGIGIAAAAVPILKNYGIGAACSGF encoded by the coding sequence ATGTCCTTTCGCAACTCCCTTAAGGCAGCGCAGAAGCAGTTGGCCACACCGCCCGGTGTCGCGTTGTTGCTGCTCATGGCCGTCGCTACTCCGGCTGCTGCCGCTGACGCCAGCTTTCTGTCCGGTCTCACCAACACCATTTGCGGGATTGCAAGCTTCTTCAACACCACGTTCCTGTTCGTGGCCGGCCTGATCATCATTGTGCTGGCCGCGATTGGCATCGCCAACGCCGAGTCGACCATCATGAAGTTCGTCTCGTTCGCAGGGGTTGGTATCGGCATCGCGGCGGCGGCTGTCCCCATCCTCAAAAACTACGGCATCGGCGCCGCGTGCTCCGGATTCTGA